A genomic region of Castor canadensis chromosome 16, mCasCan1.hap1v2, whole genome shotgun sequence contains the following coding sequences:
- the Sphk2 gene encoding sphingosine kinase 2, protein MAPPLAASTPLLHGEFGSYPACGRRLALTLTSQALHIQRLRPKPEARPRGGLVSLAEVSGCCTLQSRSPSDSAAYLCIYTYPQGRRRRGGRRRAARIFQADGATTYEENHAEAQRWATALMCLLRGVPLPGDGEITPELLPRKPRLLLLVNPFGGRGLAWQLCRDHVLPMISEAGLSFNLIQTERQNHARELVQGLNLSEWDSIVTVSGDGLLYEVLNGLLDRPDWEEAVKMPLGILPCGSGNALAGAVNQFGGFEPALGLDLLLNCSLLLCRGGSHPLDLLSVTLASGSRCFSFLSVAWGFVSDVDIQSERFRALGSARFTLGTVLGLATLHTYRGRLSYLPAAVESALPASAHGLPRAKSELTLAPAPVPPVAHSPLHRSVSDLPLPLPQPHPALTSPGSPEPLPMLSLNGGGPELAEDWGGAGDAPLSPDPLLPSPPSSPKAAPLSPITEVPPEMPASSKPPPPTPGGAEGSTRGPPDHLLPPLGTPLPSDWVTMEEDFVLMLAISPSHLSADMVAAPHARFDDGLVHLCWVRSGISRAALLRIFLAMERGNHFSLGCPHLGYAAVRAFRLEPLTPRGMLTVDGEQVEYGPLQAQMHPGLGTLLTGPPGRAGPEPRAGPGS, encoded by the exons ATGGCCCCACCACTGGCTGCCAGCACCCCACTCCTGCATGGGGAGTTTGGCTCCTACCCAGCCTGTGGCCGGCGATTGGCTCTCACCCTCACATCACAGGCCCTGCACATACAGCGGCTGCGCCCAAAGCCGGAAGCCCGGCCCCGGGGCGGCCTGGTGTCCCTGGCTGAGGTTTCTGGCTGCTGCACCCTGCAGAGCCGCAGCCCCTCGGACTCTGCAGCCTACCTGTGCATCTACACCTATCCCCAGGGCCGGCGCCGCCGTGGGGGCCGACGCCGAGCCGCCCGCATCTTCCAGGCAGATGGAGCAACCACCTATGAGGAGAACCACGCCGAGGCCCAGCGCTGGGCAACTGCCCTCATGTGTCTGCTCCGAGGAGTACCACTCCCTGGGGACGGGG AGATCACCCCAGAGCTTCTGCCCCGGAAACCTCGGTTGCTCCTATTGGTCAATCCCTTTGGAGGGCGGGGCCTGGCCTGGCAGTTGTGTAGGGACCACGTGTTGCCCATGATCTCTGAAGCTGGTCTATCCTTCAACCTCATTCAGACAG AACGACAGAACCACGCCCGGGAGCTGGTCCAGGGGCTGAACCTGAGCGAGTGGGACAGCATCGTCACAGTCTCTGGAGATGGGCTGCTCTATGAG GTGCTGAATGGGCTCCTAGATCGCCCTGACTGGGAGGAGGCTGTGAAAATGCCATTAGGGATCCTCCCCTGTGGCTCAGGCAACGCGCTGGCTGGAGCAGTAAACCAGTTCGGGGG ATTTGAGCCGGCCCTAGGCCTCGACCTGCTGCTCAATTGCTCACTGCTGCTGTGCCGGGGTGGCAGCCACCCACTGGACCTGCTCTCTGTGACACTGGCCTCAGGATCCCGTTGTTTCTCCTTCCTGTCTGTGGCCTGGGGCTTCGTGTCGGACGTGGACATCCAGAGTGAGCGTTTCAGGGCCCTGGGCAGTGCCCGCTTCACACTGGGCACGGTGCTGGGCCTCGCCACCTTACACACTTACCGCGGACGCCTCTCCTACCTCCCTGCCGCCGTGGAGTCAGCCTTGCCCGCCTCTGCCCACGGCCTGCCCCGGGCCAAATCAGAGCTGACCCTGGCCCCGGCCCCAGTGCCACCTGTGGCCCACTCGCCCTTGCATCGCTCAGTGTCCGACCTGCCCCTGCCCTTGCCTCAGCCCCACCCTGCCTTGACCTCCCCTGGCTCACCCGAGCCCCTGCCCATGCTGTCTCTCAATGGCGGGGGCCCAGAGCTCGCGGAGGACtggggtggtgctggggatgccCCACTGTCCCCAGACCCACTCCTGCCCTCGCCCCCCAGCTCTCCCAAGGCAGCTCCACTGTCTCCCATCACAGAAGTGCCCCCAGAAATGCCAGCGTCCTCCAAGCCCCCGCCTCCCACCCCTGGGGGTGCAGAAGGAAGTACCAGGGGCCCACCCGACCACCTGCTGCCTCCGTTGGGCACCCCACTGCCCTCAGACTGGGTGACGATGGAGGAGGACTTCGTGCTCATGTTGGCCATTTCTCCCAGCCACCTGAGCGCCGACATGGTGGCGGCTCCGCACGCGCGCTTTGACGACGGCCTGGTGCACCTGTGCTGGGTGCGGAGCGGCATTTCCCGGGCCGCGCTGCTGCGCATTTTCCTGGCCATGGAGCGGGGGAACCACTTCAGTCTGGGCTGTCCGCACCTGGGATATGCCGCGGTCCGTGCCTTCCGCCTCGAGCCCCTCACGCCTCGCGGCATGCTCACGGTGGACGGCGAGCAGGTGGAGTATGGGCCGCTCCAGGCGCAGATGCATCCCGGCCTCGGTACCTTGCTCACCGGGCCGCCAGGCCGCGCTGGGCCAGAACCCCGAGCTGGACCCGGCTCTTAA
- the Fam83e gene encoding protein FAM83E isoform X1 yields MAASQLAALEGVELGADVLTEASPAFLYSEGQRLALEALLSKGAEAFQACIQQEGLRPFLSGDEVKGLAAAAQDWTATEQEPDGAVEGNTTTDGDVGSLTYWPGQSEEPAPVLRLGWPEDTAWKGITRAQLYTQPPSEDQLPIKELVHREIQAAKKLVAVVMDIFTDPDLLSDLVDAATRRWVPVYVLLDCQQLPAFLALAQQLGVNPRTTENLDIRIVQGCTFQSRWRRQVSGSVREKFVLLDGDRVISGSYSFTWSDARLHRGLVTLLTGEIADAFSREFRMLYATSCPLPPAPARDPLVSVLGDLQLARSPHHVAHRCPVAPVSPLPPDSPLAHRLAACRISERDRRETQTAPGPALSDILRSIQHARTASGPPTRPSRSLWDLSRLSQLSGSSDGDNELKKPWGTKDTPARALMRQRGTGGGPWGEGDSRPVAWLQPWGSPLPLPPARRRLRYLSPVQRRFGEDTVSKLGEARGIPQPDWASHSGLGGQH; encoded by the exons ATGGCAGCCTCCCAGCTGGCAGCTCTGGAAGGAGTGGAATTGGGGGCAGATGTGCTGACCGAGGCCAGCCCAGCCTTCCTGTACTCCGAGGGCCAGCGGCTGGCGCTCGAAGCCCTGCTGAGCAAGGGCGCGGAGGCATTCCAAGCCTGCATACAGCAGGAAGGGCTGCGGCCTTTCCTGAGTGGGGATGAGGTCAAGGGCTTGGCAGCAGCAGCCCAAGACTGGACAGCCACCGAGCAGGAGCCTGATGGGGCAGTGGAAGGAAACACCACCACTGATGGGGACGTAGGCAGCCTTACCTACTGGCCTGGACAATCAGAAGAGCCAGCACCGGTACTGCGACTGGGCTGGCCAGAGGACACTGCCTGGAAGGGCATCACCCGGGCACAGCTCTACACCCAGCCCCCCAGCGAGGACCAATTGCCAATCAAGGAGCTGGTACACAGGGAAATCCAAGCTGCCAAAAAG CTGGTGGCTGTGGTCATGGATATTTTCACTGACCCAGACCTGCTTTCGGACTTGGTGGACGCTGCCACACGCCGATGGGTCCCTGTCTATGTGCTCCTGGACTGTCAGCAGCTGCCTGCCTTCCTGGCACTGGCCCAACAGCTAGGGGTGAACCCCAGGACCACGGAG AACCTGGACATCCGCATTGTGCAGGGCTGTACCTTCCAGAGCCGCTGGCGACGGCAGGTGAGCGGCAGCGTGCGGGAGAAGTTTGTGCTTCTGGATGGAGACAGGGTCATCTCAGGGTCCTACAG CTTCACATGGAGTGATGCACGCCTGCACCGGGGCCTGGTGACCCTGCTGACCGGGGAAATCGCTGACGCCTTCAGCCGAGAGTTCCGGATGCTCTATGCCACCTCCTGTCCACTCCCACCTGCGCCTGCCCGTGACCCCCTGGTCAGTGTCCTGGGGGACCTGCAGCTGGCCCGCAGCCCACACCACGTGGCCCACCGCTGCCCTGTAGCTCCAGTGTCTCCGCTGCCCCCTGACAGCCCACTGGCCCACCGCCTGGCTGCCTGCCGCATCTCGGAGAGGGACAGGAGGGAGACACAGACCGCCCCTGGGCCTGCACTCAGTGATATCCTCAGGAGCATTCAGCATGCCCGGACTGCCAGTGGCCCCCCAACCCGGCCCAGCCGCTCCTTGTGGGACCTCAGTCGCCTGTCCCAGTTGTCAGGCTCCAGTGACGGTGACAACGAG CTCAAGAAGCCGTGGGGCACGAAGGACACCCCTGCCAGGGCCCTGATGAGGCAGCGGGGCACTGGAGGGGGCCCCTGGGGTGAGGGGGACTCCCGCCCGGTGGCTTGGTTGCAGCCCTGGGGCAgccccctgcccctgcctcctgcccGCCGCCGCCTGCGTTATCTGTCCCCGGTGCAAAGAAGGTTTGGTGAAGACACTGTGTCCAAACTCGGGGAAGCCAGAGGCATCCCGCAGCCAGACTGGGCATCTCACTCGGGACTAGGGGGACAACACTGA
- the Fam83e gene encoding protein FAM83E isoform X2: MAASQLAALEGVELGADVLTEASPAFLYSEGQRLALEALLSKGAEAFQACIQQEGLRPFLSGDEVKGLAAAAQDWTATEQEPDGAVEGNTTTDGDVGSLTYWPGQSEEPAPVLRLGWPEDTAWKGITRAQLYTQPPSEDQLPIKELVHREIQAAKKNLDIRIVQGCTFQSRWRRQVSGSVREKFVLLDGDRVISGSYSFTWSDARLHRGLVTLLTGEIADAFSREFRMLYATSCPLPPAPARDPLVSVLGDLQLARSPHHVAHRCPVAPVSPLPPDSPLAHRLAACRISERDRRETQTAPGPALSDILRSIQHARTASGPPTRPSRSLWDLSRLSQLSGSSDGDNELKKPWGTKDTPARALMRQRGTGGGPWGEGDSRPVAWLQPWGSPLPLPPARRRLRYLSPVQRRFGEDTVSKLGEARGIPQPDWASHSGLGGQH; this comes from the exons ATGGCAGCCTCCCAGCTGGCAGCTCTGGAAGGAGTGGAATTGGGGGCAGATGTGCTGACCGAGGCCAGCCCAGCCTTCCTGTACTCCGAGGGCCAGCGGCTGGCGCTCGAAGCCCTGCTGAGCAAGGGCGCGGAGGCATTCCAAGCCTGCATACAGCAGGAAGGGCTGCGGCCTTTCCTGAGTGGGGATGAGGTCAAGGGCTTGGCAGCAGCAGCCCAAGACTGGACAGCCACCGAGCAGGAGCCTGATGGGGCAGTGGAAGGAAACACCACCACTGATGGGGACGTAGGCAGCCTTACCTACTGGCCTGGACAATCAGAAGAGCCAGCACCGGTACTGCGACTGGGCTGGCCAGAGGACACTGCCTGGAAGGGCATCACCCGGGCACAGCTCTACACCCAGCCCCCCAGCGAGGACCAATTGCCAATCAAGGAGCTGGTACACAGGGAAATCCAAGCTGCCAAAAAG AACCTGGACATCCGCATTGTGCAGGGCTGTACCTTCCAGAGCCGCTGGCGACGGCAGGTGAGCGGCAGCGTGCGGGAGAAGTTTGTGCTTCTGGATGGAGACAGGGTCATCTCAGGGTCCTACAG CTTCACATGGAGTGATGCACGCCTGCACCGGGGCCTGGTGACCCTGCTGACCGGGGAAATCGCTGACGCCTTCAGCCGAGAGTTCCGGATGCTCTATGCCACCTCCTGTCCACTCCCACCTGCGCCTGCCCGTGACCCCCTGGTCAGTGTCCTGGGGGACCTGCAGCTGGCCCGCAGCCCACACCACGTGGCCCACCGCTGCCCTGTAGCTCCAGTGTCTCCGCTGCCCCCTGACAGCCCACTGGCCCACCGCCTGGCTGCCTGCCGCATCTCGGAGAGGGACAGGAGGGAGACACAGACCGCCCCTGGGCCTGCACTCAGTGATATCCTCAGGAGCATTCAGCATGCCCGGACTGCCAGTGGCCCCCCAACCCGGCCCAGCCGCTCCTTGTGGGACCTCAGTCGCCTGTCCCAGTTGTCAGGCTCCAGTGACGGTGACAACGAG CTCAAGAAGCCGTGGGGCACGAAGGACACCCCTGCCAGGGCCCTGATGAGGCAGCGGGGCACTGGAGGGGGCCCCTGGGGTGAGGGGGACTCCCGCCCGGTGGCTTGGTTGCAGCCCTGGGGCAgccccctgcccctgcctcctgcccGCCGCCGCCTGCGTTATCTGTCCCCGGTGCAAAGAAGGTTTGGTGAAGACACTGTGTCCAAACTCGGGGAAGCCAGAGGCATCCCGCAGCCAGACTGGGCATCTCACTCGGGACTAGGGGGACAACACTGA
- the Rpl18 gene encoding large ribosomal subunit protein eL18, with protein MGVDIRHNKDRKVRRKEPKSQDIYLRLLVKLYRFLARRTNSTFNQVVLKRLFMSRTNRPPLSLSRMIRKMKLPGRENKTAVVVGTVTDDVRVLEVPKLKVCALRVSSRARSRILKAGGKILTFDQLALDSPKGRGTVLLSGPRKGREVYRHFGKAPGTPHSHTKPYVRSKGRKFERARGRRASRGYKN; from the exons ATG GGAGTCGACATCCGCCACAACAAGGACCGAAAGGTTAGGCGCAAGGAGCCCAAGAGCCAGGACATCTACCTGAGGCTGTTGGTGAAG TTGTACAGGTTCCTGGCCAGACGAACCAACTCCACCTTCAACCAGGTTGTGCTGAAGAGGTTGTTCATGAGTCGGACCAACCGGccgcctctctccctctcccggATG ATCCGCAAGATGAAGCTTCCTGGCCGGGAGAACAAGACAGCTGTAGTGGTGGGGACCGTCACCGATGACGTGCGGGTTCTGGAGGTGCCCAAGCTGAAG GTGTGTGCACTGCGTGTAAGCAGCCGGGCCCGCAGCCGCATCCTCAAGGCTGGGGGCAAAATTCTTACCTTTGACCAGCTGGCCCTGGACTCCCCCAAGGGCCGCGGCACCGTCCTGCTCTCTG GTCCCCGCAAGGGCCGGGAGGTGTACCGGCATTTTGGCAAGGCCCCAGGAACCCCACACAGCCACACCAA ACCCTATGTCCGATCCAAGGGCCGGAAGTTCGAGCGAGCCAGAGGCCGACGTGCCAGCCGAGGCTACAAAAACTAA
- the Spaca4 gene encoding sperm acrosome membrane-associated protein 4 yields the protein MVLGWLLFLAMATPPSTTGTKECIFCELTDSTKCPGTHMRCGDDEDCFTGHGVAQGVGPVINKGCVHSTSCGREEPVQYMGLTYSLTTTCCYGFLCNGGSSPSEAATSLALSFLLLHHWL from the coding sequence ATGGTCCTCGGCTGGCTGCTGTTTCTGGCGATGGCTACACCTCCAAGCACGACAGGTACCAAGGAGTGCATCTTCTGTGAGTTGACCGACTCTACGAAGTGCCCAGGCACCCACATGCGCTGTGGAGATGACGAGGACTGCTTCACGGGTCACGGGGTGGCCCAGGGTGTCGGTCCTGTCATCAACAAAGGCTGCGTGCACTCCACCAGCTGTGGCCGGGAGGAGCCTGTGCAGTACATGGGCCTCACCTACAGCCTCACCACTACCTGCTGCTATGGCTTCTTGTGTAACGGTGGCTCCAGCCCCTCAGAGGCCGCCACCAGCCTGGCACTCAGCTTCCTGCTGCTCCACCATTGGCTGTGA
- the Sult2b1 gene encoding sulfotransferase 2B1, giving the protein MDKPHIPVLWDTYENISELSQKLPGEYFRYKGVPFPVGIYSPESISQAEYATDVRDDDIFIITYPKSGTTWMIEILSLILKDGDPSWILSVPIWERAPWCETIMGAFSLPDQPSPRLMSSHLPIQLFTKAFFTSKAKVIYLGRNPRDVVVSLYHYSKIAGQLKDPGTPDQFLQDFLKGEVQFGSWFDHIKGWIRMKGKENFLFTTYEELQQDLQGSVQRICEFLGRPLGEEALGSVVAYSAFSAMKANTMSNYTLLPPTLLDHRQGAFLRKGVCGDWKNHFTVAQCEAFDRVYREQMRGLPSFPWDEAPDDDSQDPEPEPLRSPSPKPNPTPSSDPSQAAEAPHP; this is encoded by the exons CCAGAAGTTACCAGGCGAATACTTCAGGTATAAAGGTGTCCCCTTCCCCGTGGGCATTTACTCGCCCGAGAGCATCAGTCAGGCGGAGTATGCCACCGATGTACGGGACGACGACATCTTCATCATCACCTACCCGAAGTCAG GGACCACCTGGATGATCGAGATCCTGAGCCTCATCCTGAAGGACGGGGACCCCTCCTGGATCCTCTCGGTGCCCATCTGGGAACGTGCGCCCTGGTGTGAGACCATCATGGGGGCCTTCAGCCTCCCGGACCAGCCCAGCCCCCGCCTCATGAGCTCCCACCTTCCCATCCAGCTCTTCACTAAGGCCTTCTTCACCTCCAAGGCCAAG GTGATCTACCTGGGCCGGAACCCCAGGGATGTGGTAGTCTCCCTCTATCACTACTCCAAGATTGCTGGGCAATTAAAGGACCCTGGCACCCCTGACCAGTTCCTGCAGGACTTCCTCAAAGGCGAAG TGCAGTTCGGCTCCTGGTTCGACCACATTAAGGGCTGGATCCGGATGAAGGGCAAAGAGAATTTCCTGTTCACCACCTACGAGGAGCTGCAGCAG GATCTCCAAGGCTCTGTCCAGCGCATCTGTGAGTTCCTGGGCCGGCCGCTGGGCGAGGAGGCGCTGGGCTCCGTGGTGGCGTACTCGGCCTTCAGTGCCATGAAAGCCAACACCATGTCCAACTACACGCTCCTGCCCCCCACCCTGCTGGACCACCGCCAGGGGGCCTTCCTCCGGAAAG GGGTCTGCGGGGACTGGAAGAACCACTTCACGGTGGCGCAGTGCGAGGCCTTCGACCGCGTCTACCGGGAGCAGATGCGCGGGCTGCCCTCCTTCCCCTGGGACGAGGCTCCGGACGACGACAGCCAGGACCCCGAGCCCGAGCCCCTGCGCAGCCCCAGTCCCAAGCccaaccccacccccagctccGACCCCAGCCAGGCCGCCGAGGCCCCCCACCCGTGA